The following proteins come from a genomic window of Fibrobacter sp. UWR4:
- a CDS encoding thioesterase family protein, whose translation METCSYEYTARIEVRYAETDQMGIVHHSVYAVWFEQARTEFFRTAGASYADMEAEGFACPVLELGVQYKAPTHYGEFVDIKTTLIKEDKLRYRFKYELSVEGKLCTIGTTLHCFTKNGRPTRDLPEKIAVFFPADAK comes from the coding sequence ATGGAAACTTGCAGCTACGAATACACCGCACGAATCGAGGTGCGTTACGCCGAAACCGACCAGATGGGCATTGTGCACCACTCTGTTTACGCCGTCTGGTTTGAGCAGGCCCGTACCGAATTTTTCCGCACTGCTGGCGCAAGCTACGCCGACATGGAAGCCGAAGGTTTCGCCTGCCCCGTGCTGGAGCTGGGCGTACAGTACAAGGCCCCCACCCATTACGGCGAATTCGTGGATATCAAGACCACCTTGATCAAGGAGGACAAGCTCCGTTACCGTTTCAAGTACGAGCTTTCTGTAGAGGGCAAGCTCTGCACCATAGGCACCACGCTGCATTGCTTCACCAAGAACGGCAGGCCCACCAGGGACTTGCCCGAAAAGATCGCCGTGTTCTTCCCCGCCGACGCAAAGTAG
- a CDS encoding replication-associated recombination protein A, translating to MDQPLAERLRPQNLDEFLGQNKILGAQSLLRMSLENDTVPSMIFWGPPGCGKTSLAHVIRQKTKKSFVALSAVASGVKEVKEVLAEARKMKGIFRDTILFIDEIHRFNKSQQDALLGAVEDGTVTLIGATTENPGFEVNGALLSRCQLILFAPLSKEDLRRLIFSALKEHPRGLQLKDVEVDEAVVDKLIAQSEGDARFLLNQLEWIGGNLGGRKVIDEKLLEEFQYKKPLRYDKSGEEHYNLISALHKSIRGSDPDAAIYWLHRMLQGGEDPRYLLRRMIRMSMEDVGLADPNALLLATSAREAYDFLGNPEGLIALDQLAVYLALAPKSNSLEIAGFAADDVIRQTGTLPVPRAFRNSVTRVGKQLGYGKGYEYDHDSPGGYSAQEHLPKQLEGLELYHPKQIGKEKLFAERLEQLKSIRNQKLGKNEPAASSSDEA from the coding sequence ATGGACCAGCCCTTAGCAGAACGTTTACGCCCCCAGAACCTGGATGAATTCCTGGGCCAGAACAAGATTCTCGGCGCACAGAGTCTCTTGCGCATGAGTCTGGAAAACGACACTGTCCCCAGCATGATTTTCTGGGGTCCTCCGGGATGCGGCAAGACTAGCCTCGCCCACGTCATCAGGCAGAAGACCAAGAAATCCTTCGTGGCACTTTCTGCAGTGGCAAGTGGCGTCAAGGAGGTAAAGGAAGTCCTTGCAGAAGCCCGCAAGATGAAGGGTATTTTCCGCGACACCATCCTGTTCATCGACGAAATTCACCGCTTTAACAAGAGCCAGCAGGACGCATTGTTAGGCGCCGTGGAAGACGGAACCGTAACGCTTATCGGCGCCACCACGGAAAACCCTGGGTTCGAAGTGAACGGAGCTTTGCTCTCCCGCTGCCAGCTGATTTTATTCGCCCCACTCTCCAAGGAAGACCTGCGTCGCTTGATTTTTAGCGCCTTGAAGGAACATCCCCGCGGCCTCCAGCTGAAGGATGTGGAAGTGGACGAAGCCGTCGTCGATAAACTGATTGCCCAGTCCGAAGGGGATGCCCGATTCCTGCTGAATCAGCTGGAATGGATCGGCGGAAACCTGGGCGGCCGCAAGGTCATTGACGAAAAACTTCTGGAAGAATTCCAGTACAAGAAGCCTTTGCGTTACGACAAGAGCGGCGAAGAACATTACAACCTGATTTCTGCACTACACAAGTCCATCCGCGGTTCCGACCCGGACGCCGCAATTTACTGGCTGCACCGCATGCTTCAAGGCGGCGAGGACCCGCGTTACCTATTGCGTCGCATGATCCGCATGAGCATGGAAGACGTGGGTCTGGCAGATCCTAACGCCCTGCTGCTGGCAACAAGCGCCCGAGAGGCTTATGACTTTCTTGGAAATCCCGAGGGATTGATCGCCCTGGATCAATTGGCAGTCTACCTGGCTCTCGCCCCCAAGAGCAACAGTCTTGAAATTGCAGGCTTTGCGGCGGATGATGTGATCCGCCAAACGGGAACGCTTCCTGTCCCGCGAGCATTCCGCAATTCCGTTACTCGCGTTGGAAAACAGCTGGGATACGGCAAGGGATACGAATACGATCATGATAGCCCGGGCGGGTATTCCGCACAGGAACATCTGCCTAAACAACTTGAAGGATTGGAACTGTACCATCCGAAACAGATTGGCAAGGAAAAGCTTTTCGCCGAACGTCTGGAGCAGTTAAAGTCCATCCGTAATCAAAAACTCGGGAAGAACGAACCTGCAGCGTCCTCTTCGGACGAAGCCTAG
- a CDS encoding M48 family metallopeptidase, with protein sequence MYPVIILAMVLSFILVLDYVGVFCSYIPDSLVSKDVTVGGVCAESRGYGIHWPVVWFAFLKALPWTIGVVAVWFLFAYLFNVSLIRHVTHARPLERKENVRVYNIVENLCIAGGIEMPQINIVEDPGLNAFASGIDINSFTITLTTGIIDTLDNDELSAVVAHELTHIKNRDTRLMVVCIVFVGLISILQTIFIEILKGSLRSAGRSSRRSKKNGGGGIILIALIALVGVVITSIAYFFSYINRLAISRSREYVADAGAAELCADPLPLARALQKVSRFPGLANVKRNDVAQLYIIHPDEEDNNGMLHGLVKKVDSIFWTHPDTPDRIKLLEQF encoded by the coding sequence ATGTATCCCGTCATTATTCTGGCTATGGTCCTGTCCTTCATTCTGGTGTTGGACTATGTGGGCGTTTTCTGCTCCTACATTCCGGATTCCCTGGTAAGCAAGGATGTAACCGTTGGTGGCGTCTGTGCGGAATCCCGTGGTTACGGAATTCACTGGCCTGTGGTATGGTTCGCTTTCCTGAAAGCATTGCCCTGGACCATCGGCGTTGTTGCGGTGTGGTTCCTGTTCGCCTACCTCTTCAATGTTTCCCTGATCCGTCATGTGACTCATGCCCGACCGCTGGAACGCAAGGAAAACGTTCGCGTTTACAACATCGTTGAAAATCTCTGCATTGCAGGTGGTATCGAGATGCCCCAGATCAACATTGTGGAAGATCCGGGCCTGAACGCCTTCGCCAGCGGCATTGACATCAATAGTTTTACCATTACCTTGACCACGGGAATCATTGACACCTTGGATAACGATGAGCTTTCCGCAGTAGTGGCGCACGAACTTACTCACATCAAGAATCGCGACACCCGTCTCATGGTGGTGTGCATCGTGTTCGTGGGATTGATTTCCATCTTGCAGACTATCTTCATTGAGATCCTGAAGGGGAGCTTGCGAAGTGCGGGGCGATCATCCCGGCGTAGCAAGAAGAATGGGGGAGGCGGCATCATCCTGATTGCGCTCATTGCCCTGGTTGGTGTGGTCATTACCTCTATCGCTTACTTCTTCAGCTACATCAACCGTCTGGCAATTTCTCGCTCCCGCGAATATGTGGCGGATGCAGGTGCTGCAGAACTTTGTGCAGATCCGTTGCCGTTGGCCCGAGCCCTCCAGAAGGTTTCCAGATTCCCTGGCCTGGCAAATGTGAAGCGTAATGATGTGGCTCAGCTCTACATTATCCATCCCGACGAAGAGGATAATAACGGCATGCTTCATGGTCTAGTGAAAAAGGTGGATTCCATTTTCTGGACCCACCCCGACACGCCTGACAGAATCAAACTTCTGGAACAGTTCTAG
- a CDS encoding LemA family protein produces MVAGIIIAVVVIIVLLLITTYNKLVKLRNNRENAFANIDVQLKQRFDLVPQLVSTVKGYATHEKETLEKITAARAAGMGAQTVDEKVAADKAMSSALAGLRVSLEAYPELKANTNFLQLQTELSDIENKLAASRRFFNSATKEFNNACEIFPNNIIAGMFNFRRAAMYEATESRESLNKAPEVKF; encoded by the coding sequence ATGGTCGCTGGAATTATCATTGCCGTCGTCGTCATCATCGTCCTCTTGCTGATCACCACCTACAACAAGCTGGTGAAGCTCCGCAACAACCGCGAAAACGCTTTCGCAAACATCGACGTTCAGCTGAAGCAGCGTTTTGACTTGGTTCCCCAGCTGGTTTCTACCGTGAAGGGTTATGCCACCCACGAAAAGGAAACCCTGGAAAAGATCACCGCCGCCCGCGCCGCTGGCATGGGTGCCCAGACCGTAGATGAAAAGGTTGCAGCAGACAAGGCTATGTCCAGCGCTCTTGCCGGCCTCCGCGTGTCCCTGGAAGCCTACCCGGAACTGAAGGCTAACACCAACTTCCTCCAGCTTCAGACCGAACTTTCCGACATCGAAAACAAGTTGGCCGCATCTCGCCGTTTCTTCAATTCCGCTACCAAGGAATTCAACAACGCTTGCGAAATTTTCCCCAACAACATTATTGCCGGTATGTTCAACTTCCGTCGCGCTGCCATGTACGAGGCTACTGAAAGCCGCGAATCCCTGAACAAGGCTCCCGAAGTTAAGTTCTAA
- a CDS encoding YhcG family protein has protein sequence MSSQIQDFKLPNDWQNSNPQTFEGLASSLEQIHKNAYTASVKAVNKLATIRNYLIGYYIVEYEQKGLDRAKYGEKLLKNIEARLNTRGMNETLFKISRAFYLKYPKIKDYLAGKSATPSHEFETPVNRIIENLSFSHIREIMTVEDSFARFFYETECIKCCWSVKELRRQIATNLFFRAGISQDPKKLLQQTVSETPLGYGIKEPFTFEFLNLPARPFNESELEGAIMDHLQEFLLEMGKGFCFEARQKRIVIDDEYYFVDLVFYNRVLHCNVIVELKDDSFNHGDLGQLNAYVSYYKENEMNEGDNPPVGILLCTKKGKKMVEYALAGMDNKLFVSTYMLALPQKDTLEKFLKDELG, from the coding sequence ATGTCCAGTCAAATTCAGGATTTCAAGTTGCCCAACGATTGGCAAAATTCCAACCCCCAGACTTTCGAGGGCTTGGCAAGTTCCCTGGAACAGATTCACAAGAACGCTTACACAGCTTCGGTGAAGGCAGTAAACAAGCTTGCCACCATCCGCAATTATTTGATAGGATACTATATCGTTGAATACGAGCAGAAAGGCCTTGATCGTGCGAAGTATGGTGAAAAATTGCTGAAAAATATTGAAGCTCGGTTGAATACAAGAGGGATGAACGAGACTCTGTTTAAAATTTCGAGAGCCTTTTATTTAAAATATCCCAAAATTAAGGATTATCTTGCTGGAAAAAGTGCGACGCCGTCGCACGAATTCGAAACACCAGTGAATCGAATCATTGAAAATCTTTCCTTCTCCCATATTCGTGAAATCATGACGGTCGAAGATTCCTTTGCGCGCTTTTTCTACGAAACGGAATGTATCAAGTGCTGCTGGAGTGTCAAGGAACTTCGTAGGCAGATCGCGACAAACCTGTTCTTTAGGGCGGGTATCAGCCAGGACCCTAAAAAACTGCTTCAGCAGACAGTGAGTGAAACTCCCCTAGGTTATGGTATCAAGGAACCTTTCACTTTTGAATTCTTGAATTTGCCTGCAAGGCCTTTCAACGAAAGTGAGCTTGAAGGAGCCATCATGGATCACCTGCAGGAATTCCTTTTGGAAATGGGCAAGGGTTTCTGCTTTGAGGCTCGTCAAAAGCGTATCGTTATCGATGATGAATATTACTTTGTAGATCTTGTTTTTTACAACAGGGTTTTGCACTGCAATGTGATTGTCGAACTGAAGGATGATTCCTTCAACCATGGCGACCTGGGGCAGCTGAATGCATACGTCTCCTACTACAAGGAAAACGAGATGAACGAAGGGGACAATCCTCCCGTGGGGATCCTCCTTTGCACAAAGAAAGGCAAGAAAATGGTGGAGTATGCTTTGGCCGGAATGGACAACAAGCTGTTCGTTTCCACTTACATGCTGGCCTTACCCCAAAAGGATACATTGGAAAAATTCCTGAAGGACGAATTAGGGTAA